The Intestinibaculum porci DNA window CAGGGTCAGGATCTGATTTTTCATAAAGAGTCCTAAGCTGTTAAAGACAATGCCCGCACTTAATAGAATGAGAAAATCATGCATTGCCAGCATCCCAATCGTAACGCCAAATTCAAAAGCCCAGGTATGATTGCCTGTTCGCGCCGTTAAGATATTATTGATATCCATAATCAACAAAAATAACGCCGCGATTAAGGCTAGCATTAATGGTACATTCACACTGCTCTTTACCGGTTCTTGAAGCGTTTTCTTAGGCGTGACATGCTCTTTAGCGATAGGTTTCAGCGCTTTTTCGACTTTCGCTTTAGGCGCTTCCCCTTGATGGTGATAGAGATCGATAATCTTTAACACGGTTTGGAAATGATGACTATCACAAGTATAATGATGCTCGCCATTACACATGACGACAAAATGAACATGCTCATCATCTTCATCATCTAACGTACGAATATCCGTCATCTTCGCAAAAGGATACGTCCCCTCTTCATCACTTAAAGCCGTCTCTGTTATCTGTAACGCTTTCCCATTACTTAATGGTAATACCTCTTTCATACTAACGCCTTCTTAGTGTTCAATAACGCGTTTCCCGCTCATATGATCAATTGTCACTGCCAAGCATTGTACGCGTGATTGCGCTTTATTGAATTCATCTTCTGCGTACTTATGATCCGCAAACTTAAGGGCTAGCTTTATACAGATATCTTTGATTAACTGGGGATCTTCGACTTTCTCAATTCGGCCAAAACAAATGACGCTATGGAATGTAAGCGGCCAGTCATTAGGATCTTCCTGCACACCATCATTGATGACAGTATAAGAAACCTTATTATTTTTCATGATGGCATCAATCTTATGCCCTTCTTTAGCACCATGAAAATAGAGCATATGGGTTTTTGGATCGTAATAATGATCCATCGGAATACCATAAGGATACCCATCTTCTCCGATGAGACTTAAAACACCGCGTTTCTGGTGCACTAAAACGTTTATGCATTCTTCTTCGCTTAAAGCCTGTTTAAAGCGACGCATTTTTCTAAACATATTTTTCACCTCATCACCATGATAACACAAAAAGATCGGAATGTCCGATCTTTCTATAAAGCATGATAAGTCGCATCATCAACGGGTTCTAACCATTCATTAGAGGTCTCTTCACCAGGGATTTCAATAGCCAAATGCGAGAACCAGCAATCCGGTGCTGCGCCATGCCAGTGTTTCACGCCAACAGGAATTTCAACCACATCACCAGGTTTTAATAACTGCGCTCTTTTCCCTTCTTCCTGATAATAGCCATGACCATCGACGCAGATCAGTACCTGACCGCCGCCGCTTTTAGCATGATGAATATGCCAGTTATTGCGGCAGCCTGGTTCAAAGGTCACATTATAAATAGGCAATGGATCACCTGGCTTTGAAACAGGGTTCAAATAAGACTGACCAATAAAATACTTGGCATAAGCATCATTAGGCTTGCCTTGACCAAAGAAACCGCCATGATTATCCCCGATATCATCTTCATAGACTTTCTGCGCCATCCCAAAAGCCGCCCAGGCATTAGGCCAGCCGGCATAAAAAGCGATATGGGTGAGAATTTCTGCCATTTCTTCTTTTGTCACGCCATTGGCTTTGGCGGTCGCTAAATGGTATTCGAGTGCTGAAGTGACCATACCTTTGCCAATTAATGCGGAAATCGTCACGATGCTACGCAGTTTCAGACTGAGCTGACCTTCACGATCCCACACTTCCCCAAATAAGACATCATCATTCAGCTGCGCAAATTTTGGGGCAAATGCGCCTAACTGTTTTCTTCCTGCTGTTTGTTTCATAATGTACCTCCTCGTCTAATATCTCTTTGCATCCACAATCTTTACTTGAGGAAATGCTTTGCTTAAATCCTGCTGCGCTCTTTGAATAGATGAACCGCCAGATGTCGCAAATAAATGGACTGTTTTATTTGAAAAATCATGGGTTTTAAAGAAACTGAAGATAATCCGGGGAGCGGTATACCACCAAATGGGGAAACCAACATAAATATCGTCATAATCACGAATATCAAGTGGTTCCATAGCCACTTCGACCTGATCACGCCCTTCTCTGTTTGCCCGGCTTTCATTATCCTGCCAATTGATATCTTCATTGGTATAAGGGATAACTGGCTTGATTTCTAAAATATCAGTCTGTTTTTCTTGAGCGAGTTTTTCAGCGACACGGCGTGTTGTGCCGGTTGCGGAAAAATAAGTAACGATTGTTTTGCTCATTGTAATGCCTTCTTTCGTCTCTTATTGTAGTTATGAAATGGCAGAATGTAAAATACCTATTCTTCATATGATATCATGCCTAAAAAGCATGAAAGGCGCCTTTGGCGCCTTTCACTTAAACAAACGTAAAATATCATCCTTCGCTTTTTCTAATAGCACATTCGTATCCGTATCCACCATATCAAGACAATCCACTTTGATTTCATAGGTCTGTTGAATGTCAAACATTTGCGTACATAATGCTTTGATATAACCATACCCATAGGTATCATCGAGAATTCTTGATCCGGCCGTAGTGACATAATAAAGTTTCGTCGCTTTGCATAAACCATAGCTGCTGCCATCACGATGATAATCATAAGTAATCGAAGCCACGCAGATATTTTCCAGATACACCTTTAATAATGAAGGAAAAGATAAGTCATAATAAGGCGCACTGATAATAATCTGATCAGCCTGCGCAAACTGATGCGCCGCCTCAAAAACAGGATGATCAATGACATCCTGAAAAAGTAAAAGCGAACGTTCTTTCAGTGCTTCTCGATCTAAAGGATGCAGATGCTTTTCATCCAGTTTGACTTCTTCGACGATGTCATCCATTTTAACGATCTGATCAATAAGAAAACGGGCTAATCGGTTGGTGCGTGATTCATCACGAATACATGCATTAATATAAAGTAATTTCATTTGCATCGCCTCTTCTTGTCTCTATTGTATCAAATACGCCAAAAGAAAAAAGGAAAAGTATCCAAAAGAAAAAAACTGTGAATATCACAGTTTTAATGGAAAAGGGCAATCCCTTCATCACTTTGTAAAATGATTGGCTCACCATCTGTCGCGATCGTTCCTTCACGAATTTCTACACGCTGTCCATCAATCAGATTGGTGTAATAACCATCATGCAGACCACTTTGCCCAAGGTCTAGGAATGAGGATTGACCATGAAAATGGAATAACCCGACTAAATAAGGATGATCCTGATCATCTCGTGGTGATGAGGCATTTTCATGATGAATGGCCATCAGGACATCATCACGAAGTACTTTCGTTTCATAAGTAGAATTGGTCATAATCGGATTCTTCTTGACCTGGTAAAGCTTATGCATGAGCGGTGATAAATCCATTCCTGTATCATAATCAATCGGATCCTTATCAAAGAGAGCTGGCGTATGCATAGCGCCGGCTTCCTGACCATTATAAAGCATCGCAATACCTTTATTGAAATACATAAAAGCTAAATGATTGCGCAGTGCTTTTTCATCTGGAATACTGAAATGTGCACGATTACGATCATGATTTTCTAAGAAACGCGCTTTTACATAATTATCGGGATAGATCGTTTCCTGACGATTGATCGCCGCACTATATGTTTGTAAGGACACTTTTCCAGCCAGATAATCTTTAAAGATGCCAAAGATATCATAATCATAAGCCATATCGAAAGCCTGATAAATCTCACTGTCGCTAGCGCTTGCTATGCCGCGTGAGCGGTTATAAGCCACAAAGCCTGGTTCCACGCTTTCTGCTAACCATAAAGCGCCGGGGCGAACCTTTGCCACAGCTTCGCGCGCCGCTAACCAGAAATCAACGGGGACCATGCTTGCGACATCACAGCGGAAGCCATCGACATCCTTTGCCCACATCTTCAGTGTTTCAATCTGATAATCCCACAATTCATGATTCGCGTAATCTAAATCTACCACATCCCACCAGTCACCAACGCGATTGCCAAGCGAGCCATCGGCTTTATGGAAGAACCATTCGGGATGATGGGTCGCTAAATAAGAATCTGGTGATGTATGATTATAGACGACATCAATAATGACTTTCATCCCCCGTTTATGAATGGCCTCACATAAGCGCTGAAAATCTTCTTTGCTGCCAAACTTCGGATTGACTTCACGATAATCACGAATGGCATATGGTGAGCCTAATGTCCCTTTGCGATGCAGCTTACCAATGGGATGAATGGGCATCAGCCAAATGATATCCACACCTAAACTTTGAATCCGGTCTAAATCATTCATAACGGCCTGGAACGTCCCTTCTTTTGAATAATTGCGTACGTAAATACTATAAATAACCTCATTACGTAATTGTTTGTTTGTATCTTTTGCCATAATAAATACACATGTCAAAACGTCGTTGCCGTTTTGACACACCTTGCAATGAATATATCAATTCAATGCAGGTGTTTTTCTCCTTTCCAAATTTATTTTTTTCGTTCCCTCTGTATCGTTTGATTTGTTGTGGTTACGAACCTACAATTTATTTGATGGAGATTCGTACTACAAAGCACGGTGAGGGGCGTTGTACGGTTAAACTCAATCGTTAATCAAAACAGCATAATAAATTGTGTGAGATCAGCCATTCATGCACATCTGAGTAGACCCGTTGAGGCTGTAGATTAATCAATGACTAACAGTTAATCTTTAGTGCTGGCTGACCAGTCAACGTATCTCCTTCAAAAAATTATTTGAAAGGAGATTTTTGCTATGAAAGTAATTCGCAATCCGAAAGACTTTCGAATCGTTTATTCAAGAGCCTGTGGCATTGACGTTCACAAAAACTTTATTGTATGCACAGCATGCATTCCTGGCAGCAAGCCTGATCAGTGGAAGTTCATTACCAGACGATTTTCGACTTTCTACAAGGAATTAGAGGAATGTGCTGACTGGCTTTCAAAACTTGACTGCCAGAACGTGTGCATGGAATCAACAGGCCAGTACTATATACCTGTTCATGACGTTCTTGAGAAGAAACTGTCGAACGTCAGGGTCGTCAACCCTAAATGGGTTAAAGCCGTCAAGGGCAACAAGGACGACAAGAAAGATTCCAAATGGATCTGTCAGCTTTTTAGGTTTGGCATGACAAAATCCAGCTTTATTCCAGGAGAAGAGATCAGAACCCTGAGAGGTGAAACGAGATACCGCTATAAAGTCATCAGCATGCGAACATCCGAAATGAACCGCTATCAGAACGCACTGACAGTCGGAGGTTTCAAAGTAGATGCAGTCTTTTCTGATGTCTTCGGCAAGTCTGCTCAGGCAATCATTAACCTTGTCCTTTCGGGTAAGGAATACACTGACAAGGATATTCTGTCACTTGTTCACAAAAACTGTAAGTCATCACCTGAGAAAATTCTTGAAGCCGTAAATGGAATCAGAATGAATGATACTCAGAAAAAAAGACTTATAATCATCAAGAATCATTTAGACTATCTCACTGATGAAATTGGCGAGATTAATAAACAAATTGACTGTCTCGTCAAGGAGATTCCAGGCATGGAAGCAGCCATTGATCACTCATGCATGGTCCCCGGCATAGACAAAAACCTGGCAGTCATCATTATGTCAGAAATTGGCACTGACATGAGCCCTTGGCCTAGTCAGTACAATCTGGTAAGCTGGGCCGGTCTGGCGCCAGGTGACAATCAATCAGCCGGAAAAAAGAAATCCGTTAAGATCTCACGAGCCGGTGTCTATCTTAAGCCTGCCCTGGTCGAAGCGGCTCACGCCGCTGTAAAGGATAAGGAGCACCCTTATTATGCCATCAAGTATAATACAATTAAAAAACGCCGTGGCCAGAAGAGAGCTATTATTGCAATTGCACGAAAGCTCTTAATTGCAATTTATCACATGCTTCTTACTGGCGAAAAATGGAATCCTACCGATCTTGCCAACGTTGAAACACCAACTGACAAAAGAAGAAAGTACATCAAGAAAAATCTTTCTAATTCCTTTAGTCAGCTGGAAAATGCTGGGATGTTACCGGAAGAAATTATTAATTATTTGAAAGGACAATTTTTAGATTTAGAAGTTTCAGCCGAGTCTGAAGATGATAGTGATTCTTCGGATAACGATTCATCTAAAGGCACAGAAGCCTCAGCAGACTCTGCCGAAACTAATAATAGTGAATCACCTACTGAGCAATCGGCCTTAGACAGTGATTCACAGACAGATTTGACTTTGGTAAAAGATAAATCTGCCGCAAGCTGACTTCTCCAGAAGAATCAGCAATTTATTCTTCTGGAATGTAAAAGCGCTAAAACTTTATAAATTTTCAATCCATATATCTGTTGTCTTCGTTTTCAGATGATCAGATAGCCCAATGTTAGTTAGTTCTAACAATTTCCAATATCTTGGGGTAAGGGGGATTTTACGCTTTTTCAGCTATTGCACCTAAATTATATCATCCTTACAGCAAAAATAAACTCTGTTTCATTTCACATCAATTGTTATTTCATTAATATATTCAGATTAATTTCATTTGCATCGCCTCTTCTTGTCTCTATTGTATCAAATACGCCAAAAGAAAAAAGGAAAAGTATCCAAAAGAAAAAAACTGTGAATATCACAGTTTTAATGGAAAAGGGCAATCCCTTCATCACTTTGTAAAATGATTGGCTCACCATCTGTCGCGATCGTTCCTTCACGAATTTCTACACGCTGTCCATCAATCAGATTGGTGTAATAACCATCATGCAGACCACTTTGCCCAAGGTCTAGGAATGAGGATTGACCATGAAAATGGAATAACCCGACTAAATAAGGATGATCCTGATCATCTCGTGGTGATGAGGCATTTTCATGATGAATGGCCATCAGGACATCATCACGAAGTACTTTCGTTTCATAAGTAGAATTGGTCATAATCGGATTCTTCTTGACCTGGTAAAGCTTATGCATGAGCGGTGATAAATCCATTCCTGTATCATAATCAATCGGATCCTTATCAAAGAGAGCTGGCGTATGCATAGCGCCGGCTTCCTGACCATTATAAAGCATCGCAATACCTTTATTGAAATACATAAAAGCTAAATGATTGCGCAGTGCTTTTTCATCTGGAATACTGAAATGTGCACGATTACGATCATGATTTTCTAAGAAACGCGCTTTTACATAATTATCGGGATAGATCGTTTCCTGACGATTGATCGCCGCACTATATGTTTGTAAGGACACTTTTCCAGCCAGATAATCTTTAAAGATGCCAAAGATATCATAATCATAAGCCATATCGAAAGCCTGATAAATCTCACTGTCGCTAGCGCTTGCTATGCCGCGTGAGCGGTTATAAGCCACAAAGCCTGGTTCCACGCTTTCTGCTAACCATAAAGCGCCGGGGCGAACCTTTGCCACAGCTTCGCGCGCCGCTAACCAGAAATCAACGGGGACCATGCTTGCGACATCACAGCGGAAGCCATCGACATCCTTTGCCCACATCTTCAGTGTTTCAATCTGATAATCCCACAATTCATGATTCGCGTAATCTAAATCTACCACATCCCACCAGTCACCAACGCGATTGCCAAGCGAGCCATCGGCTTTATGGAAGAACCATTCGGGATGATGGGTCGCTAAATAAGAATCTGGTGATGTATGATTATAGACGACATCAATAATGACTTTCATCCCCCGTTTATGAATGGCCTCACATAAGCGCTGAAAATCTTCTTTGCTGCCAAACTTCGGATTGACTTCACGATAATCACGAATGGCATATGGTGAGCCTAATGTCCCTTTGCGATGCAGCTTACCAATGGGATGAATGGGCATCAGCCAAATGATATCCACACCTAAACTTTGAATCCGGTCTAAATCATTCATAACGGCCTGGAACGTCCCTTCTTTTGAATAATTGCGTACGTAAATACTATAAATAACCTCATTACGTAATTGTTTGTTTGTATCTTTTGCCATAATAAATACACATGTCAAAACGTCGTTGCCGTTTTGACACACCTTGCAATGAATATATCAATTCAATGCAGGTGTTTTTCTCCTTTCCAAATTTATTTTTTTCGTTCCCTCTGTATCGTTTGATTTGTTGTGGTTACGAACCTACAATTTATTTGATGGAGATTCGTACTACAAAGCACGGTGAGGGGCGTTGTACGGTTAAACTCAATCGTTAATCAAAACAGCATAATAAATTGTGTGAGATCAGCCATTCATGCACATCTGAGTAGACCCGTTGAGGCTGTAGATTAATCAATGACTAACAGTTAATCTTTAGTGCTGGCTGACCAGTCAACGTATCTCCTTCAAAAAATTATTTGAAAGGAGATTTTTGCTATGAAAGTAATTCGCAATCCGAAAGACTTTCGAATCGTTTATTCAAGAGCCTGTGGCATTGACGTTCACAAAAACTTTATTGTATGCACAGCATGCATTCCTGGCAGCAAGCCTGATCAGTGGAAGTTCATTACCAGACGATTTTCGACTTTCTACAAGGAATTAGAGGAATGTGCTGACTGGCTTTCAAAACTTGACTGCCAGAACGTGTGCATGGAATCAACAGGCCAGTACTATATACCTGTTCATGACGTTCTTGAGAAGAAACTGTCGAACGTCAGGGTCGTCAACCCTAAATGGGTTAAAGCCGTCAAGGGCAACAAGGACGACAAGAAAGATTCCAAATGGATCTGTCAGCTTTTTAGGTTTGGCATGACAAAATCCAGCTTTATTCCAGGAGAAGAGATCAGAACCCTGAGAGGTGAAACGAGATACCGCTATAAAGTCATCAGCATGCGAACATCCGAAATGAACCGCTATCAGAACGCACTGACAGTCGGAGGTTTCAAAGTAGATGCAGTCTTTTCTGATGTCTTCGGCAAGTCTGCTCAGGCAATCATTAACCTTGTCCTTTCGGGTAAGGAATACACTGACAAGGATATTCTGTCACTTGTTCACAAAAACTGTAAGTCATCACCTGAGAAAATTCTTGAAGCCGTAAATGGAATCAGAATGAATGATACTCAGAAAAAAAGACTTATAATCATCAAGAATCATTTAGACTATCTCACTGATGAAATTGGCGAGATTAATAAACAAATTGACTGTCTCGTCAAGGAGATTCCAGGCATGGAAGCAGCCATTGATCACTCATGCATGGTCCCCGGCATAGACAAAAACCTGGCAGTCATCATTATGTCAGAAATTGGCACTGACATGAGCCCTTGGCCTAGTCAGTACAATCTGGTAAGCTGGGCCGGTCT harbors:
- a CDS encoding IS110 family RNA-guided transposase: MKVIRNPKDFRIVYSRACGIDVHKNFIVCTACIPGSKPDQWKFITRRFSTFYKELEECADWLSKLDCQNVCMESTGQYYIPVHDVLEKKLSNVRVVNPKWVKAVKGNKDDKKDSKWICQLFRFGMTKSSFIPGEEIRTLRGETRYRYKVISMRTSEMNRYQNALTVGGFKVDAVFSDVFGKSAQAIINLVLSGKEYTDKDILSLVHKNCKSSPEKILEAVNGIRMNDTQKKRLIIIKNHLDYLTDEIGEINKQIDCLVKEIPGMEAAIDHSCMVPGIDKNLAVIIMSEIGTDMSPWPSQYNLVSWAGLAPGDNQSAGKKKSVKISRAGVYLKPALVEAAHAAVKDKEHPYYAIKYNTIKKRRGQKRAIIAIARKLLIAIYHMLLTGEKWNPTDLANVETPTDKRRKYIKKNLSNSFSQLENAGMLPEEIINYLKGQFLDLEVSAESEDDSDSSDNDSSKGTEASADSAETNNSESPTEQSALDSDSQTDLTLVKDKSAAS
- a CDS encoding alpha-amylase family glycosyl hydrolase, which encodes MAKDTNKQLRNEVIYSIYVRNYSKEGTFQAVMNDLDRIQSLGVDIIWLMPIHPIGKLHRKGTLGSPYAIRDYREVNPKFGSKEDFQRLCEAIHKRGMKVIIDVVYNHTSPDSYLATHHPEWFFHKADGSLGNRVGDWWDVVDLDYANHELWDYQIETLKMWAKDVDGFRCDVASMVPVDFWLAAREAVAKVRPGALWLAESVEPGFVAYNRSRGIASASDSEIYQAFDMAYDYDIFGIFKDYLAGKVSLQTYSAAINRQETIYPDNYVKARFLENHDRNRAHFSIPDEKALRNHLAFMYFNKGIAMLYNGQEAGAMHTPALFDKDPIDYDTGMDLSPLMHKLYQVKKNPIMTNSTYETKVLRDDVLMAIHHENASSPRDDQDHPYLVGLFHFHGQSSFLDLGQSGLHDGYYTNLIDGQRVEIREGTIATDGEPIILQSDEGIALFH
- a CDS encoding flavodoxin — protein: MSKTIVTYFSATGTTRRVAEKLAQEKQTDILEIKPVIPYTNEDINWQDNESRANREGRDQVEVAMEPLDIRDYDDIYVGFPIWWYTAPRIIFSFFKTHDFSNKTVHLFATSGGSSIQRAQQDLSKAFPQVKIVDAKRY
- a CDS encoding pyridoxamine 5'-phosphate oxidase family protein, coding for MFRKMRRFKQALSEEECINVLVHQKRGVLSLIGEDGYPYGIPMDHYYDPKTHMLYFHGAKEGHKIDAIMKNNKVSYTVINDGVQEDPNDWPLTFHSVICFGRIEKVEDPQLIKDICIKLALKFADHKYAEDEFNKAQSRVQCLAVTIDHMSGKRVIEH
- a CDS encoding IS110 family RNA-guided transposase: MKVIRNPKDFRIVYSRACGIDVHKNFIVCTACIPGSKPDQWKFITRRFSTFYKELEECADWLSKLDCQNVCMESTGQYYIPVHDVLEKKLSNVRVVNPKWVKAVKGNKDDKKDSKWICQLFRFGMTKSSFIPGEEIRTLRGETRYRYKVISMRTSEMNRYQNALTVGGFKVDAVFSDVFGKSAQAIINLVLSGKEYTDKDILSLVHKNCKSSPEKILEAVNGIRMNDTQKKRLIIIKNHLDYLTDEIGEINKQIDCLVKEIPGMEAAIDHSCMVPGIDKNLAVIIMSEIGTDMSPWPSQYNLVSWAGLAPGDNQSAGKKKSVKISRAGVYLKPALVEAAHAAVKDKEHPYYAIKYNTIKKRRGQKRAIIAIARKLLIAIYHMLLTGEKWNPTDLANVETPTDKRRKYIKKNLSNSFSQLENAGMLPEEIINYLKGQFLDLEVSAESEDDSDSSDNDSSKGTEASADSAETNNSESPTEQSALDSDSQTDLTLVKDKSAAS
- a CDS encoding NAD(P)H-dependent oxidoreductase, with the protein product MKLLYINACIRDESRTNRLARFLIDQIVKMDDIVEEVKLDEKHLHPLDREALKERSLLLFQDVIDHPVFEAAHQFAQADQIIISAPYYDLSFPSLLKVYLENICVASITYDYHRDGSSYGLCKATKLYYVTTAGSRILDDTYGYGYIKALCTQMFDIQQTYEIKVDCLDMVDTDTNVLLEKAKDDILRLFK
- a CDS encoding carboxymuconolactone decarboxylase family protein, with amino-acid sequence MKQTAGRKQLGAFAPKFAQLNDDVLFGEVWDREGQLSLKLRSIVTISALIGKGMVTSALEYHLATAKANGVTKEEMAEILTHIAFYAGWPNAWAAFGMAQKVYEDDIGDNHGGFFGQGKPNDAYAKYFIGQSYLNPVSKPGDPLPIYNVTFEPGCRNNWHIHHAKSGGGQVLICVDGHGYYQEEGKRAQLLKPGDVVEIPVGVKHWHGAAPDCWFSHLAIEIPGEETSNEWLEPVDDATYHAL